The following coding sequences lie in one Heyndrickxia oleronia genomic window:
- a CDS encoding terminase small subunit, translating into MPRKRDPKRDEAFEIYKKSNGESKLKDIAEELGVAEGTVRGWKNKDKWDEKLNGTFQKKIRNVPNNSAPKKARAPDEEITLDNFLEDSELTEKQRLFCLYYVRSFNATQSAIKAGYSPATAHVQGPRLLGNVRVREEIKRIKQYMTNELFIEAMDVLNKYIKIAFSDITDYLTFGQREVQVMGAFGPVEDENGYPVMKEVNYVDFKESGIVDGTIISEVKQGKDGVSIKLEDRMKALDKLALYFDLFPDKFKRQIEEEKLKIAHHKVFGGDDNEEYEDDGFEDALNSTTSEVWTDVNNTTDEDS; encoded by the coding sequence GTGCCAAGAAAAAGAGATCCTAAACGAGATGAAGCATTTGAGATTTATAAAAAATCTAATGGTGAATCTAAATTAAAGGATATTGCAGAAGAATTAGGGGTTGCAGAAGGTACTGTTCGAGGATGGAAAAACAAAGATAAATGGGATGAAAAACTAAATGGAACGTTCCAAAAGAAAATACGGAACGTTCCAAATAATAGTGCTCCCAAAAAGGCAAGAGCCCCAGATGAAGAAATTACCTTAGATAATTTTCTTGAAGATAGTGAACTGACTGAAAAACAAAGGTTATTCTGTCTTTATTATGTAAGAAGTTTTAATGCAACACAGTCTGCAATCAAAGCTGGGTATTCTCCAGCAACAGCTCATGTGCAAGGTCCACGATTGTTAGGTAATGTTAGAGTTCGAGAGGAAATTAAGCGTATTAAGCAGTACATGACCAATGAGCTCTTTATTGAAGCAATGGATGTGCTGAATAAGTATATTAAGATTGCATTTTCTGATATAACGGACTATCTAACATTCGGTCAAAGAGAAGTCCAAGTTATGGGTGCCTTTGGTCCAGTTGAAGATGAAAATGGATATCCAGTTATGAAAGAGGTCAATTATGTTGATTTCAAAGAATCAGGCATTGTAGATGGAACTATCATATCAGAAGTGAAGCAGGGCAAAGATGGAGTTTCTATTAAGCTTGAAGATCGTATGAAAGCATTGGATAAGCTTGCTCTGTATTTTGATCTATTTCCAGATAAATTCAAACGTCAGATTGAGGAAGAGAAACTTAAAATTGCTCATCATAAAGTATTTGGTGGCGATGACAATGAAGAGTATGAGGATGATGGTTTTGAGGATGCACTAAATTCTACAACTTCGGAGGTGTGGACAGATGTTAACAACACAACCGACGAAGACAGTTAA
- a CDS encoding helix-turn-helix transcriptional regulator: MNKKEIENILKDYHWMINSIKELRKSLQSAGEGLTAQYGVEATLPKPQGITGDPIYRELIRREKRHVVINKYKKKISVIQDRLYLIKDDRELEVLHWLLEGKSYRWIGMHMGLSFSHIKRIRDSIVDKLADETNGTNGTKETELQKHKSAC, from the coding sequence ATGAATAAAAAAGAAATTGAAAATATCCTCAAAGATTATCACTGGATGATTAACTCCATAAAAGAATTACGTAAGTCCTTGCAATCAGCTGGTGAAGGGTTGACTGCTCAATATGGTGTTGAAGCAACATTACCTAAACCACAAGGAATAACTGGCGATCCCATTTATAGAGAACTTATCAGACGAGAAAAAAGGCATGTAGTGATAAATAAATATAAGAAAAAAATTTCTGTTATTCAAGACAGATTGTATTTGATTAAAGATGATCGTGAACTCGAGGTGCTTCATTGGTTACTTGAGGGGAAAAGTTATCGATGGATTGGTATGCACATGGGATTATCCTTTTCCCATATTAAAAGAATTCGTGATTCTATCGTCGATAAATTAGCAGATGAAACAAATGGCACGAATGGCACAAAAGAAACAGAATTGCAAAAACATAAATCTGCTTGTTAG
- a CDS encoding type II toxin-antitoxin system VapC family toxin translates to MSEVYHIEQFSPSKDDKFFLDTNIWMYLYCSIGNYNQSVVEKYNVFFEKILNSNAKIYTTAMQISEFFNTYCKLEYHIAKQTHPELNYKRDFRASEDFIDLVSNLRMIIKHRIFKHAEKIDDKFSNIKIDEVLKNSSYDFNDEYFINLCLQDSIIIVSNDRDMMSHPSGIKIVSNLKQ, encoded by the coding sequence ATGAGTGAAGTATATCATATAGAACAATTTTCACCTTCTAAGGATGACAAATTTTTTTTAGATACTAATATTTGGATGTATTTGTATTGTAGTATTGGAAATTATAATCAATCTGTTGTTGAAAAATATAATGTTTTCTTCGAAAAAATCTTAAATTCTAATGCAAAAATATATACAACTGCTATGCAAATTTCGGAGTTCTTCAATACGTATTGTAAACTAGAGTACCATATTGCAAAACAAACTCATCCAGAACTTAACTACAAGCGTGATTTTCGAGCAAGCGAAGATTTTATTGATTTAGTTTCAAATTTGAGAATGATTATTAAACATAGAATATTCAAACATGCTGAAAAAATTGATGATAAATTTTCTAATATTAAAATAGATGAAGTATTAAAAAATAGTAGCTATGACTTTAATGATGAATATTTTATTAATTTGTGTTTACAAGATTCTATAATAATTGTTTCAAATGATAGAGACATGATGTCACATCCAAGTGGCATTAAAATTGTATCTAATTTAAAACAATAG
- a CDS encoding STAS-like domain-containing protein, with protein sequence MNKIYVKDIINSRIAVSPEKGETLYKFIVNELSTKKPFYLSFSDVEDTTTAFLNKAIGNLYNNFSSEELNKYLSIIDLDDLDKYLLKKVITRAKVDIKNISEIDEVLENE encoded by the coding sequence ATGAATAAAATTTATGTCAAAGATATTATCAATTCAAGAATTGCAGTCTCTCCAGAAAAGGGGGAGACTTTATACAAATTCATCGTAAATGAATTAAGTACAAAAAAGCCATTTTATCTTAGCTTTTCGGATGTGGAAGACACAACAACAGCTTTTTTAAACAAGGCAATTGGGAATCTTTATAATAATTTTTCATCAGAAGAATTAAATAAATATCTTTCAATCATTGATCTGGATGATTTAGATAAATATTTATTGAAAAAAGTTATAACAAGGGCAAAAGTTGATATAAAAAACATCAGTGAGATTGATGAGGTATTAGAAAATGAGTGA
- a CDS encoding XtrA/YqaO family protein: protein MRLKDIEINPSTMRLEVDIMELKGSFAIVVCDGKAKVTPLPEYGETKIVTHQGKIKRVKWDEGEEF from the coding sequence GTGAGACTAAAAGATATAGAAATTAATCCTAGTACTATGAGACTAGAAGTTGATATAATGGAACTAAAGGGAAGTTTTGCCATAGTGGTATGTGATGGAAAAGCTAAAGTGACTCCTTTACCTGAATATGGTGAGACGAAAATTGTTACACATCAAGGCAAGATTAAGCGTGTAAAGTGGGACGAGGGGGAAGAGTTTTGA
- a CDS encoding aspartyl-phosphate phosphatase Spo0E family protein, translated as MTNNLEKRELSNRIDHLRENLITVGTQKGLNHPETIQKSQELDTLILKYQFLMIRKDK; from the coding sequence GTGACTAATAACCTAGAAAAAAGGGAATTATCGAACCGTATCGACCATCTAAGAGAAAACCTAATTACTGTTGGTACCCAAAAAGGGCTTAACCATCCAGAAACTATTCAAAAAAGCCAAGAGTTAGATACCTTAATACTTAAGTATCAATTTTTGATGATTCGCAAAGATAAATAA
- a CDS encoding DNA adenine methylase, giving the protein MAIPRILHYPGSKWSMADWIISHMPEHKTYLEPFFGSGAVFFRKETSLLETINDIDSNIINLFKVIRDYPEKLAEKVYWTPLSREEYYKSFEANPEDEIERARVFLVRCGQAIGAKTSDRTGWRSNINPLNHHKAKEWNKLPEKILSVADRLKNVQIEHQDASKLIDRYNRPEVLIYADPPYVLRTRSKRMYAHEFSDEDHAILIGCLKRHSGPVLLSGYDNDLYNHFLNDWHKETFEAYAETGSKRTEVLWINPVAAETGYYQQTLF; this is encoded by the coding sequence ATGGCCATACCAAGAATCTTGCATTATCCAGGTAGCAAATGGAGTATGGCTGATTGGATTATTAGTCACATGCCGGAGCATAAAACATACCTTGAGCCGTTCTTTGGATCCGGAGCAGTGTTTTTTAGAAAAGAAACATCATTGCTAGAAACCATTAATGATATTGATAGTAACATAATAAATCTTTTTAAAGTAATAAGGGATTATCCGGAAAAGTTAGCTGAAAAGGTATATTGGACACCACTATCTAGAGAGGAATACTATAAATCTTTTGAAGCAAATCCAGAGGATGAAATTGAACGGGCTCGAGTATTTTTAGTTAGGTGTGGGCAAGCAATTGGGGCAAAAACAAGTGATCGAACTGGATGGAGAAGTAACATCAATCCACTCAATCATCATAAAGCAAAGGAATGGAACAAGCTCCCTGAAAAAATATTGAGCGTAGCTGATCGATTAAAAAATGTTCAAATTGAACATCAAGATGCTAGTAAACTAATAGATAGATATAACAGACCAGAAGTACTTATATATGCAGATCCACCTTATGTATTAAGAACCAGGAGCAAGAGAATGTATGCCCATGAATTTAGCGATGAGGATCATGCTATTTTAATTGGATGCTTAAAAAGACATTCCGGACCAGTACTGTTAAGTGGTTATGATAATGATTTATATAATCACTTTTTGAATGATTGGCACAAGGAAACATTTGAAGCTTATGCAGAAACTGGTTCTAAACGTACTGAAGTTTTATGGATAAATCCAGTAGCAGCAGAAACAGGGTATTATCAGCAAACGTTGTTTTAG
- a CDS encoding DUF1064 domain-containing protein, giving the protein MKTNRPKYGNQKTIVDGITFDSKAEAIYYNQLKWLKQAKQIKDFKLQPRYILQEAFTKNGKHFRKIEYVADFEVHKLDGTIEIVDIKGHETKEFLLKRKLFERQYLDTLSVLAYDDHFGFIELDKLKKLKGKVKRNGSN; this is encoded by the coding sequence ATGAAGACAAATAGACCTAAATACGGTAATCAGAAAACGATAGTAGATGGCATTACTTTTGATAGTAAAGCCGAGGCAATCTATTACAACCAACTGAAATGGCTAAAACAAGCAAAACAAATAAAAGATTTTAAGCTACAGCCAAGATACATACTCCAAGAAGCTTTCACTAAGAATGGTAAGCATTTTCGCAAGATTGAATATGTAGCGGATTTCGAGGTTCATAAGTTGGATGGGACCATTGAAATAGTAGATATAAAAGGACATGAAACAAAAGAGTTTTTACTAAAACGGAAGCTATTTGAACGACAATACCTTGATACTCTTTCTGTCCTTGCTTACGATGATCATTTTGGATTTATAGAGTTGGACAAGCTAAAAAAACTTAAGGGGAAGGTGAAGAGAAATGGCTCAAACTAG
- a CDS encoding DUF6011 domain-containing protein, with protein MNCPICNRPLKSKKSIERGIGPVCETKIAKLKDKENKDQISFDLKKESEY; from the coding sequence ATGAACTGTCCAATATGTAATCGTCCACTAAAAAGCAAAAAGTCTATCGAGAGAGGCATTGGTCCTGTATGTGAAACAAAGATTGCCAAATTGAAAGATAAAGAGAATAAGGATCAGATTTCTTTTGACTTGAAAAAGGAGAGTGAATACTAA